The nucleotide window AAATAACCTGTACACAAAAGTTCAGTCTCTTCCCATGAAAGAAACGAGGACCCAAGAGCCAGGTCCCCAGACTAAAGCTGCTGCTCCCGTTTACTGGCTTAGAGCAGACCATTGTAGGTAACCCATTTTCCAAAGTGGGGGAGTGATCCTGTGGCCCAGCCTGCGTCCAGAGCTCCCCCTGGAAGGGAGCGGGACAGAGCGCTGGAAACAGCTGGCACTTCACTCCCACTGAGCAACAACCAGAAAGATCCCGATGCCAGTAGCAAGGCGGAAAGGAGCCACGTATTTCCCGCATCTTTGCTCTGGGGCCACAGAAGGAGACTTGTCCAAGGGCTTCTTAGGGCAATAGGACGTACACAGGACAGTACCGCTGGGGGCCCCCGTAAGCCTCCAGGACAGGGCTCCAATTCCTAGAGCCCCATGGGGGCGCAGAGCTTGGGCCCTCCCGGGCCGGGAGCAGGTCCTCGGGCGCCCTCCCAGGGCTAGAGCCGCACCCCTGGGAGAAGGCAGCGAAGCCCAGCGCTCTCCCCGACTAGGGCTCggctcctgcccctcccagggCTGCGGGGCCCGCATCGCAGGTCCTCCAGTCTCCCGGGCCAGGGCTCCGGGCGCGGGGGCCCCTTAGGCGGGGCGGTGGGTCCCGAATCTCTCCGGCCGGGCCGGGCGGACCCGGGTCACAGGCCCCGTGTGTCCTCCTGCTTCACGCCGTCGCCCGCGGCTTTGAGCTTCTTGTTCTGGTGGGTCTTCACGTGCTTGGCCAGGTGGTCGCTGCGCATGAAGCGCTTGTTGCACACGGGGCAGGCGAAGCGCTTCTCGCCCGTGTGAGTCCGCAGGTGCCGCTGCAGCTCGTCCGAGCGCGTGAAGCTCTTCCCGCAGAAGAGCCAGTTGCAGACGAAGGGCCGCTCGCCCGTGTGCCAGCGCAGATGCGCCTTCAGGTGCGAGGTCTTGCCGTAGACCTTGCCGCAGCCCGGGATGTGGCAGATGTGCTGCTTCTTCCGGCCCGGCTCCGCCTCCGGGGCGCTGCCTGCTGCCGCCTGGCAGTTGGGGCAGCGGCAGCGGCGGCAGCGCCGGGCCGTGGCCGCCAGGGGTGACTTGGTCTGCAGCAGGGCGGCGATCTGCGTCTGGTACTGGGCCAGGTCCGAGGGGCCCAGCACCAGGCTCCTGGGCAGGGCGGCGGCAGGGAAGCGGTGGCTGCAGCCGCCCGGCGCCCCCGCCTGCTGGAGGCTCCACCAGGGGATGTCCTcgggggccggggtgggggagagctgcCTGCAGGGCTGCGGCGGGGGCAGCAGGTTGGAGTAGCCGGGAGGCAGGGTGGCCTGGGCGGCGTAGGGGACGTAGGCcggggggcagctggagggtaAGGCGGCCATGGAGGAAGGGAGCATCTTGACTGGGGAGAACTCATAGGGGTAGGAAGGGTCAGCcgggggggtgaggggcagcTCGTGAGTGCCCCCGAAGGAAGGCTGCAGGTGGCTCTTCTGGGGGGTGAGCCCGAGGCTGGGATGCGGAGGGGGGAGCCCCCCGGGGGAATGGGCTGGCATCTCGCTACTCCACGGGTGGAAGATCCTGgatggggatcccagagctgggtCGTAGGAGACCTGCAGGAAATCCGAAGGGGCGGCGCCCGGCTGTCCGATCCGGCTACAGGTGGCGGCCAAGAGCGCCAGGGGCGAGTGCTTCGCCAAGTCTGGAGAGGCGCTGGGGGTGCGATCCtgcatgtgggggagggaggagaaaaaccAGGTCACTGACCGCTGCCTACCCCGCGATCATCTCCCCTTTCCACCCACCGCAGACGCTGCAGCTCAAGGAACAGTAAAGTTTCTGTGCGTTCTCCGGGGAACCGGAGAGCTCTGATCGCTCATCACATGGGCAGAAACTTTCCCCAAACAGTACTGAGATGTCTGTAAAGAGAAGCCGGAGTCAGCAGCAGGACAGGCCACAACAAGCGCCTCTCCCGCTCTCTAAACACACGCCCCTTTGTGCGGTGTGATCTTTCAAGTAACTCTGGGTCCCGCATGCAAAAGTCAATGGCCATCACTCAACCCCCCGACGCTGCTCCGTAGCCCAGGAGTGATTGTTTACAGCACCCGTTGCAAGCGAATGGTTTGAGCCCCCAAGGAACTTCTTCATCTAGTGGCCAGCCGGACTCTAAACGGAATGGGGAGTTATTAATCCAAAGAGATTTCTTTAGTTTTCTTGAGACCTGTTCTTTCAGCTAGAGCAAGCCTTTTACGGATAGGGGCTCACACTGCCTTCGAGATCCCCAGATCAAAGTAGCCTGGCTGCTCCCTGCTTTAGCGTTACTTGGAGCGCTGTTTCCCCCATAACTTCAAACTTAGGTTCGTCTTTGTCAGAGTGAGAGACACACAGCgattccccacctcccccccccccagggctgggctctcctTGGGCGGCGCCGGTACTGACCTGGAGGAAAGCCTGCAGGGAGTCGTTCCGGAGGACGGCCACTGCGGCCATGGTTACTGCTCCCGGAGCAAGGGGAGGATACCGGGGCAGTGCCGAGGCATGGAGACGCCAAGGGGAAGACGAGGAGCTGCCcagcttccttctctctccttccctctgatCTCTTTGCTCTGCGTCCGGCCCACCCCCCCGCGCTGCCTCTGCGCGGACTGTCTGACTGCACCAGGATCACCTCCAAGAATTTGATAAGGACTTTGCTGGGCCGCCAGCCAGTCAGAGGGAAGATTTATGGCTTTGAAGTTTGCCGCTACCCAATCATCAAAGAATAGCGGCTCTTTCAGAAGCGAAAGCAAATCCTTTGAATCCACAAAGCTCCTATGGTGTGTTTGTTGGTCTGGATAAAAGAACTGATTATTaggggggatgggaagggaggaGATAAAGGCGGGACAATTAATGAAGTAATCACTATGTGGGAAATGTATATACACAAATAATTGGATTTTCTTGATCAAAGGGCCCCTTTACCGCCTGGGGAGACCCACGCATTGGATGCTCAAGACACTGGATCCCCCAAccccttgctttttttttttttttttttttttttttttgcaattaagGATTTGTAGCAGAGCCCTAAAGTGACAATGTGTCTCTGTTATCCCCAGAGAAATCTGCCTGCGGATTCCGCTGTTAGAGTTTGATGACTCAAAGTAACAATACAAACACAGCGAGTTCACCTGAGCCGGGTTGGTAGATCCCAGCTGGAAAACTTCGCTacagttttttctctctctctcctgaagcTGAGAAAAGCGAACTCCATTGATATTGCTTAGCTACCAAACACACACTTTTCCCGCTCTGGTGCTGGTTTCAGGAAGAGCAATCTGTGCTCTGTGTTTTCTGTAATTACTGTGGCGCTGGGCTCAAGCCAGAGGTCGATGTAGTGGAGTTAAAATGGGTTCTTTGGTCACGTGCAATCGGTATTAAAACTTAAAGCCTGCGAAAATAACAGAGAACGTGTTATTttcctgggggggaggagggtgataTAAAGGTGTGTAAAAGACGtgacttttttaaatgaaggtgAGCGTCTCTcttggttgtgtgtgtgttaaactgAACGGGTGTATGCAAAACGCCTCCCAGTTTGGCTGGCTCCGCTAAACTGTTTGAACTATAGTACGGGTGGCAATATCAGGAAACTGGAAACTATTACTCAGATCTCCGCTTAAGCCGCTTGTTGATCTCCCGCAGCTGGCCGCAGCGTCACTGGATCTGttcctcccagctctggggcGCTGCCTGTGTTTTAACATCGAATTGGCTTTGGCCCACGTGGGCGAGAAAACTTTCCGTAGCAAACACGCCAGTGGTTTCCGAGCCCCTCCCGGCCCCGCATTCGGATCTCAGCGGCGCCCACCGCCTTTCCCAGCCGCGCGCGTGCTGCAGGGAGGGCGCGAGGTGAACCCGAGCGCCGCTCGCTCGCTGTTCCGGCCTTGCGAGAGTCGCGCTCGCGCTCCTTCTCCTCCGGCTCTGCTCGGCGGTGCAATCCCTTCGCCGTCCGCAGAACTAGCCCCTCTGATGCGGTCTCATCCGCGGGATACACAGCGGCCGCTCCGGACACATGCCAGACAAGGACGTTCATGACTATCTTGGCCAAACTTTAGAGCAGGtagtgccctgcccctcccttcgCTCACATTTGTGTCACTGTTTCCCCAGGTAACTCGAGCCTCCCTGTAGCTGTCGGGTTCGATTGTATTCACGTTGCCAAGGAAGCCTTTTtaaaggcagcacacagagatctTTATCTGGCTTTCCTGCAGAAACAATCACTGGCCTCTCAACGACTTCCAAGAGCGGTAGGGCTTGAGTTAGATCGGTTTCTTTGAAGGGATTAAAGTGCCAAGTCCTCTCCCACGGCTCCATATTGAGTCCTGGGGAGAAGTATGGGCTCCCGCTGCTCCCCCCCTCCGTGACACTGACCCCCTGAGGCTCTTCCCTGTCACTTGTAAATGCTTCGTCAGATCGATACTATGGAAATGAGTACAACAGTCCCAAGCCTTTAAATCGATTCAGCCCCTTTGCTGATGTTCAAGACTTCTCTGCCGTGTATAACCTAGAGATAAAGACGCGTCCAACTTGGTGAATTATTCGGGGAAGCTGACATCTGAGTCTGTTTGAAATGTATAGTTTTAGGGCGGTCATTTCTTGTTGTCCTCACTTGATAGCAGAGGGCGAGGAGGAGCTGGTAATTACTGGTCTCCAGCACCCCTGGTTAGGATGGTAACAGCTATGACAAACAATCGAAGAGCGCCGTAGTGGGACACATGAATTCCAAAGCAAACTTAAAACCAAATGCTGGCGGTGCCTTGCGTGTGATCTCTCCTCCCAGAGAGTTGCGAAATGTTTACATCTGATTGGAACCATGCGAGTgaatgcagcagctccagcgatCCAACAATAGAGGCATCGAATCGCTGGAGATCAGAGGCAAGGCGCTCACTGTGGGCCGTCCCGCTGGTCCTTTGGGGGCTccgggatatttcagagaaggcTTTTCCCGGGTGACTTGAACACGCACACATGCTACATGTCAGTGCTCGGGGCTCCTTGGACGCAGCCAGGGGAAACCTACTTCCCCTTTTGTTTAGGCAAGGGACAGAAACGCACGTACATCCCGTTTTACTCCAGAAGCAACACTCAGGCCAGAACAAGAGATTAGAGTCGCCGTGACACAACACACAATGGAAAGATCCCCATTCCTGCCCATTCTGATAACACGTACATTTCCTGGAGATGTAACAAGCGAACCACCCACGCCAGGCTATGTCACTTTCACCGTCCCTAAACTTCTACAAGTTTGATCTGATTTCTGTCGAGATCTTTTTCACGGGTGAATTGTATCTTTGATTGAGGGGTAATTTGAATAATAAAATTCAGAAACGAAATGGAAGTCAAAGGTACAATGTTTAAAGCAATTGAACGCGCCGGTGTTTCTCTTTCCCCTTCACATAAATTATTTCTCCACGTATTTTGAACATCTAGAACGATTTGTTACATTGCAAAAAAGTTAGTAGAAAGTTGGATTAAGTTCTCATACGGAATCCATACCTCGGATGCCATTAACTCCGCATGGATGGAAGCAATTGACTTAAAAATCGAGGGGGAATTTCTAGTTTTCGGAACAAACAATGGGCCGAATAATGAAATGTGCCTCAGTAATTTTCTGTACAAATAATTAGCTTTCAAACTCGCAGCATTTCGGTCTCCTGAAATGTATTCTTAATGAAGTGATGTTAAGAGCTGTCATTAAAAATGCAGGACTGGAAGATCAAAGTAcatatttattttagaaatttGTTTCAGTTATCAGGAGATACAGGTATCAAGGCCAAATGTCAATTGAGTTACACAAAGCACTGTTTTCACGAGAAATGGGCTGCTGCTACATCCTAATGTAAAGAGACATCAAAGATCAGGAACAATATATGAACCAGCCCTTATAAGAGGCAGAATTGACTAGGATTCCACAgccacaaaaaaaccaaaacccacccAATGTAGGGGTAGAAGAGGGTCAGTCCAACCCGTTATTATCTGGGTTACAGAGCTAATACGTATGCTGCAGTATATACGCAGATGAAACATGACACTTTACATAAACTCAAATTCCACCGCATAAGGACTAGGCTGTAATAGCGGAACGGAGTTTTAAAGCAGCAAGGGCTAAGGCCAGACCCAGCTGGGAGACGGCAGCTGCAACTTGTCCCAGTGTGGGTGTATTTCTCTCCCTGTGGATGGCTGCAGCCTGGTGTAGGGACCACAAAGAGAAGCGGCAAAGCGAGCCCTGCAGGAGGCGATCTCCCGGACCAGCAGAAGAGTGGAGCCGTGGGAGTAGTGCGCATTCACACGTCTTCCCCAGCTAGCAGAGAGAACCGTGAACCAAGGCGATCTGTGGAAAGagaggaaaggtgggggaatgtcCTGTAGCACACCCAGAGATCAGACACACTAGCAGTGAGTTAGCTTCAAACAGTGCATTGGGGACAGGCATTTCCATGGAGTGAGACTCCATGTGTCAACAATACACCCCACGTACTTCATAAATAACCTAAGTGGCGGCCCCCGTACTGCCCTGCCCAGGCAGGCTGGTCAGGGCTCTAGCAGCCTCTTGCAAAGACAGCCTCACCCTCACTCCACAAAACCCCTCCTGTCTTGTCTGAAATGCTCGCATTTCCCACCTCTGTCTTACACCGTGTTCCTGCTTTGTTAAAGGTGCTTCAGGCTACTGGGCACTGGAGCTAGAGAACAGCACACAAAGCTAGTGAAGGGCATCTGCCAATATCCTCAGTGATCTACAACAAAGTATTCTTCAGCGGGCCTTTGAAATCCTGCTCCAGCAGAAAGCTCCCATTGTTCCCAACCTTCAGTGTGGAAGAGATCAAACTTTATCCTCTCCAGCTGGAACTATTACTCCCCGCTCCCTCTGCAATCCGATATCCTCTGCGTTACCTTTGAGGTTTGAGGAGGTTTGTGGATTTAAGGAAAAGTCCAGGGTACAAGAAGCAGTTGCTCTTTAACTCCTGAACACCTGACCCAAGAACATACCGCCTATGGTAAGTCAAGCCCAGTGACAGAGCTCAGAGGGTTTGGAGAAACTGCTCCAGAAAGAGAGTTCTGCCCTAAACAAAAAGCTTTTCTAAATAAAAGAAGCATTTAGTAAAAGTTACTTTCCTTTGTCTACTGCTAGTGCCCTGTCTCTCAGGCTAGTGCCAGTCAGGAGTGTCCCGAAGAAAGGTTCAGAGCAGTGTACTCTGATTGGCACAGTAGCTGGAGTCAGTCCCATACTTTAATATTATGTTTTCAACACAGGCTCCATTTCATAATCAGGCCTGTCACTTTAACAGAAACTGCTTCAAGAAGACCTGAGGATGCACTGAAAGAGGAGCAGGAGGATTCAAAAGTGCTGGATCTACAATGATCAAAATACCACTCCTTGGAGGACTGAACCTAACAAAGTGGcaattatagtttaaaaaaaaatcagaaaattatGCATGCATAATATTGCCAGCACTGGAGGCTGCAACCCTCAGAACAAAGCATAGTCGGCAGCTGCAACCTTGAGctgcagagaaagtgaatagggaagtattatttatcccttcacaagaaccaggggtcagacaatgaaattaatagggagcaagtttaaaacaaaacaaaaacaaacaaacaaacaggaagtacttcttcacacaacacaccatcaacctgtggaactcattgccaggggatgcagtgaaggccaaaagtgtgactgggtccaaaaaagaatttgctaattcacagaggataggatattaaccaagatggtcagggatgcaaccccatgctctgggtgcccctaaacctctgactgccagagctggaaatgggcatcaagggatggatcactgtcctgttctgttcactctctttgaagcatctggcactagctgctgttggaagacaggatactgggctagatggaccattggtctgacctagtattgcctttcttatgttcttaaactattccagaatagctcccTGTGTGCACATCCTATTCAGGGACAAAAGTCACTTTTTTCTAGATAATTACTTTTTTAGAAAGagcctccaccttttctccccacgTGGGTAGGCTCTGCTTCTCAGTTAGCCCACTAGGGTGAAATACTCACCCCCATGTCTAACTCAGGCACAACACAGTAATGACAGACCCAGACAAACTATTAATTATTGTGAAAAGCATCCCCCACAATTGTTACGCTAGGATACAGTATGGATTGGAGCAAGTCTAATGAGGAAATGAAGTCCTCTGTTCACATGTTTTTGGTACATTAGCCTACAGGGTTTGTTTACAAGATCTGGCTATCTGGGAAACAGGTTTGATGCAGTTGTACCTCTAGAACCTTAACTGTGTGCAATTTGCATCTTGCGATGGGACAAAAATAAAAGCAAGACTAAAGTTTTCTATAAAGTCTCAAGTCCACTTAAACATGACACATTTTTCCTTCAAACAAAGGAAAAGTGCTAAAACATATCGAGACTGACACAGAGCAGAATATACTGAGGATTTTGAGGCTTGCATTATCATTTTCCAACCAAGGTTTGAATTTCACATAGTTTAATGTAGTGTTTCCCAAACCTTTTAAAGCTAATCTGCCATTCAAGAAAATAAAACCATTTGTACCCCTGCTACAACCTTGCTATATGTTGTTAATGACCTAAGCATTTTAATATATACATCTTCTGCACTATCCCTGGCTCGTCTTTTACTCTCCCTCTCCTTGCCTTTTGGAAACATTGATATAGATTTTCATAATATGATACTTCCTCTCATTTTTTCCACACTTTAATGAGCAGTGAAAGAGTTAACATTTAAAGTATCATCACTAGCATCCAAGTTAGAGCCCAATGAAATTTATGAGAGTCtcttctcagagctattgtttcaagcTCTCTGGAAACTCAGGTCGACCTTGCTACATCGGTTATACCTGCTTCACATTTTAaagattttcttcacaaccataacaGCTAGAAAtttattgaaagaaagaaagaagcaagcAAGCATGTTGAGACTCTAGACAACAATCAAGAGATTTGTCTGTTGATGTCCTTCTTGTCCTCACATTTGAGGAAACACTGGataaaaaacatgatttttttagcTGCATGATTAGTTTGGGTGAGATTGATAGGGATCATTTCATTTTACAGGCACAGATAAACAAACACTAACCATCTACTTATATTTCATTATTCACTGTGTAATGTGGTTATGTCTTaactagacagcaaatgtaaGATCTAAAAACTGGATCTGCATGGTCATTCATTTTGGTTACTTAGTACATTTATTAACAGATTACACAGCTGTTTATGCTGTGTCTCAAAACTTCAAACAACAAAGTTTAAATGGAAATAACATATGATCAGTCAGAACTTTAGTATCAGGTGGATCATCTAGTTGTCAAACTGTATCTATTTGACTGAATCAGTTATTCAAACTTAATAATAAAACATACATTTGTTAATGGATGACCAAGTTATGTTACAAATGCCGAATGCTTGCTGTACCAAATCTGTTCTAATGACAACAGAGCTACTTTCCAAATAGCCTGTTCTTCAAAGACTACTGAAGAAGAGAGCACATCAAATCCATGTTTTTTCTTGCAAGGTACAATAGCTATGTAACTTCAGCTATTGTACCTTGCATGAAATAAAACATGGTTTTGATGTGATATAACTGCAGCAACTATAATTTACAAGAActatctccctcctctccctgatCTCTGTCCACCCCCCAAACAAAAACCAGACTAAACCAAAAAACCCAGCAGGACTGTGAGGGGCAGATCAGGGGAAAAGATGAATAGGAATCTGGTCAGGGGACCAGAAATGTGGTGGGAGGGAACCGTTGTCTGAGAACAAAGGCAAAATCATTTGAAGGGCTACTTTTATACCTCTCTCTTTCATACCAGAGGTGAAACTAAGCCAGTGTGACGTACCAGACCGGCTTccccaggcagcaatttaaagggcctggggctcccagcagtggctctTTAAATCGCCACCCAAACCCCACTGCCAGAGGTccggggtagcagcagtggggctctggcggcACTTTAAAGGACCTGGGACGGTAGCAGCGGCCAGCTCCCTGGGCCCCTTAAATCGCTgcgggctccagcagcggggcttgggtggcgatttaaagggcctggagctccggcCATCACTACcaccccagaccctttaaattgccacagagctccactgctggagcctgtggagatttaaagggctcgagaCGGTAGTAGCGGCTAGATACCCAGACCCTTTAAAtggcccccaaaccctggggcttctagccgcctctgcagctggtagctccggcagtgatttaaagggccgccactactgcagctggagcccggggccctttaaatcgagatttaaagggcctggggctccaaaggctttgcctcttctggttgagggccccctgctcaggactctgacTTACCAGTAAgtcttttaagttactttcaccccgatCTACACACGTACTTACTTTCCAAGTAGTACTTTCCATATAGTGttgcactatatatatataaagtgcaACGCTAAGGCAATCGTGCACCTGAATGTTGGTAGTTTTAAAACTGGCATGCTCCTTTCCACACCAGTCAGTCAGGACACAGGAAAGCTCTCCTTATCAACCAACGAAGAATTTTATAATTTACAAAAATGTACAAATTATTCCCAGAGTCTGGGAGTCAGAgtaatttaagaaaataaaagagcCCATCACGACCATGATTCCAAATCAGCCCCACAACTGCTGGAACATCCAGCAGTGCAACCAGCCACAGGGCCATAAGAAGTCAACTAGAAAGCATATTCACATACCCAGATGTTACCAGAGAACACATTCTAGTGCTCGGTATATGGGTACTGCAGCTGTCAAGCAATCTCTGTGTGTAGCCACTGGTACTAACTAATATTGGGGCATATGTGATTACCACCATTTGTCTGGTTAATGACAGAGGATTGTAAAAAGTACTAGTCCCTTCAAACCTCTCCCGGCCAGCATTTCAGTTCAGGGCCTCCAAGAAGGTTTTTGTGAAATATCAGTTAGATTTATGAAATGGACTGAACTCCTCTTATCCAACTGGACAGGTTTTTAcaatgtttgatttttaaaaccgCTCCATTTAGAAAATCTCTTACGAAGTACGTGGTGGGTCTTCTGAATCACATCATGTTCTGAGGTCTTCTTATTCATTCGATGTAACACATAACTCAATACATAAGGAATGTGAAAACTTAAATTATTCAATGTGCTGTAatgataatttttaaaattgtttttctataaacaaaacaacaaaatttTATATAATGGTGAAGACTTATATAACAcctttcatcttcaaagtgctttacaaacattaactaagtTTCACACCCCCCATGACACAGGGTTAGCCGTCATCTCCCATTTAATGGATGGAGCAATCAGGGCAAAGGATTTAAGTGACTTGACCTAAGACACAGAGGGAGTCAGTTACAGAGTTGGAACTAGAACTCAGGAATTCCTTGGCTTCTAGTCTGTATTCAAGTTACTAGATTGTACAACTCTTCTAACCCATTTTTCTTGATAAAAGATTTCCACTCTTGTTTGAAACATGGAACTCCAGAATTAATTAACAATGATAAGGAAGTATGTATTGAGAATTTTACCTATTACTACACCTGGCCTGCCATTCACAGGCTGAAGCAAGCAGGATCATCCTACATTTCACTTAGCTCTTAAACTAGTCCCTATTGCTCAGTCCCAAACTGGGTTGGATGTTGGGAACTTCATAGGAAGAAACAGACCATGGAGCAGCCAGCATAGCCATCACATGACAACTACTCCAGTCTAATGGCTGGGGTAGTTTCCATTGCCTAATAGTCCCTCTCTGTCAGAAGGAGTGGTGGGCCTTCTGGCCTTTACCCCTTGGTCTAGTCCTGCACCACCCCCAAATCCCCTGTATGACAATATGCATCGAGTCCCAAATCCTATCCCCCTTAGCAATAGGAACCAGACATGTTTTATGGCAAGAGTGCCTTCTGTACCCAGAGAGCAGAGGACAGGCTCTGCTTTTACAGGACCACGTTTATTAACAAGATATACTTGTGTAGTCCTCAGAACAGAGAATCAAGGCTAAACTGTGACTTTGAGAGACAGGTGCACTGGGAAGTGGAAAGGCAGAAGGGCAGCATCAGAGtggcagtgactggtgacattcTGATTATGGAGGGCAGATGCATTTAGGGCACTGGGAGAACGTGCCCCAGTGCAACAGCTACATTTAGTCTGCCTCCTAAAATGACCCAGTGTGGTCATTTAAATTTCTATCCATGGGGATTTCTAGGGTGTATCTGAAAGCTGAATTTAACCCATTCTTTATGTACAACAGTCGAACCTcactaaggctacgtcttcactacctgccatatggtgggtagcaatcgattgctcggggattgatacatcacgtctcatctagacgcgatatatcgatccccgaacgtgcttatatcgattccggaactccaccaacccgaacggagttgcggagtcgacatggggagccgcggacatcgatcccgcgcagtgaggacggtgagtaattcgatcttagatacttcgacttcagctacgttattcacatagctgaagttgcgtatctgagatcgattttcccccgtagtgtagaccagccctaatttACAATGAATAGGCGACTCATTGCAAATTACTGATGTTTGTTTGCAAATGATCAagtaaacaaataataaaaaaggaaGGGATACTGCCTTAGTAAAGATAGTGTATATCAACAAACTatcaaatattattttaattgcttATAATACTATACAATGTAGCAGTAAACGTATTGTAGTTCATTTAATAACATAATGAAACTGTAGCAATATGAGACCTGACA belongs to Gopherus flavomarginatus isolate rGopFla2 chromosome 10, rGopFla2.mat.asm, whole genome shotgun sequence and includes:
- the SP5 gene encoding transcription factor Sp5, with product MAAVAVLRNDSLQAFLQDRTPSASPDLAKHSPLALLAATCSRIGQPGAAPSDFLQVSYDPALGSPSRIFHPWSSEMPAHSPGGLPPPHPSLGLTPQKSHLQPSFGGTHELPLTPPADPSYPYEFSPVKMLPSSMAALPSSCPPAYVPYAAQATLPPGYSNLLPPPQPCRQLSPTPAPEDIPWWSLQQAGAPGGCSHRFPAAALPRSLVLGPSDLAQYQTQIAALLQTKSPLAATARRCRRCRCPNCQAAAGSAPEAEPGRKKQHICHIPGCGKVYGKTSHLKAHLRWHTGERPFVCNWLFCGKSFTRSDELQRHLRTHTGEKRFACPVCNKRFMRSDHLAKHVKTHQNKKLKAAGDGVKQEDTRGL